In Anopheles gambiae chromosome 2, idAnoGambNW_F1_1, whole genome shotgun sequence, a single window of DNA contains:
- the LOC133392082 gene encoding uncharacterized protein K02A2.6-like: MGLCTKGNVTLQLKEKCRPVFCPKRPVAYAMLDAVDKELDRLEKLGVITPVDFSDWAAPIVVVRKANGQIRICGDYSTGLNGALHPQEYPLPLPADIFARLGNCTHFTQIDLSDAFLQVEIAEQSRKFLTINTHKGLYSYNRLPPGIKVAPAAFQQLMDKMLIGLRGVSSYMDDIIIGGRNQKEHDDILNETLARIQDYGFTIRVEKCFFNEKQIRYLGHIIDNQGIRPDPEKVKVITNLPAPSDVSEVRSFLGAINYYGRFIPNLRNLRYPLDALLKEGREFAWTAECQKVFEKFKSVLSSNLLLTHYDPRLEIVVSADASSVGLGATLSHKFSDGSMKVVQHASRSLTKAEQRYSQIDREGLAIIFAVTKFHKMIFGRHFRLQTDHRPLLRIFGNKKGIPVYTANRLQRFALTLLMYDFEIEYVTTEKFGNADILSRLISEHSKPDEDYIIANLELEKDVKSVVISNISSLPINFTEVAKQTGKDSILSKVLHFTQNGWPHNTIYTGELASFYARREALSAVDECLLFGERVIIPNSLQERCLRQFHRGHPGIQRMKSLARSYVYWPSIDKDISECVASCERCQAVSKSPAHSTPIPWPKPSSPWQRVHIDYAGPLEGDYFLIVVDAYSKWPEIVKTSSNTASATIAILRGIFSRFGNPVTLVSDNGTQFTSEIFADFCAHNGIEHLRTAPFHPQSNGQAERFVDTFKRSMKKISAEDTSLPEALDIFLQTYRSTPNPSTEEKKSPAELMLGRKMRTTLDLLRPTLNPFKHSVPEKVRELSCGDLVYVKTYSRNIWKWEPAVITGRCGNVMYEVVTGDQRTLRRHVNQMRRRNGNQQHQQSRSSKPLALDVFLDSWNVMHEPPPLLDDQCTPSPVQAPPLSLSLAPTTCLPSPSCLSPSSSSTPPSSTIPPESAITSSASSPSSSSNSGSVYTSCSPTSPEESPTDELDDHKEEEQLVQVPRRSSRNIRPSRWLDQYQLY; the protein is encoded by the coding sequence ATGGGCCTATGTACAAAGGGAAACGTTACTCTGCAGCTGAAAGAAAAGTGTCGTCCAGTTTTCTGCCCTAAACGTCCAGTTGCGTACGCTATGCTGGATGCAGTCGACAAGGAACTGGACCGGCTGGAGAAGCTAGGAGTCATCACACCGGTCGATTTCTCTGACTGGGCCGCACCAATTGTCGTCGTGCGGAAAGCAAACGGTCAGATAAGGATCTGCGGAGATTACTCGACCGGTCTCAATGGAGCCTTGCACCCCCAGGAGTACCCGCTTCCACTACCAGCAGATATTTTCGCCAGGCTAGGTAATTGCACTCATTTTACACAAATAGATTTATCGGATGCTTTCCTTCAGGTCGAAATTGCTGAGCAGAGTCGGAAGTTTCTAACCATCAACACGCATAAAGGGCTTTACTCCTACAACCGACTACCACCGGGCATCAAGGTAGCTCCTGCGGCTTTTCAACAGTTGATGGACAAAATGCTCATTGGATTGCGGGGAGTTTCCAGTTACATGGATGATATCATTATCGGAGGTAGGAATCAGAAAGAACATGatgatattttaaatgaaacgCTCGCTAGAATTCAAGATTATGGTTTCACAATTCGCgtagaaaaatgtttttttaatgagaaGCAAATACGGTATCTAGGGCACATAATCGATAATCAAGGCATCAGACCAGATCCGGAAAAAGTTAAAGTTATAACCAATTTGCCAGCACCATCAGATGTCAGTGAAGTAAGGTCATTCCTCGGAGCAATCAATTATTATGGGCGCTTTATTCCAAATCTACGAAATTTGCGGTACCCACTGGATGCACTACTAAAAGAAGGGAGAGAATTTGCGTGGACTGCAGAATGCCAgaaagtttttgaaaaattcaagtCAGTATTGTCTTCAAACCTATTATTAACCCACTATGATCCGCGACTTGAGATAGTGGTATCAGCTGATGCGTCTTCCGTTGGTCTGGGAGCAACTCTAAGTCACAAATTTTCTGATGGCAGTATGAAGGTTGTACAACATGCATCACGATCTCTTACAAAAGCCGAGCAAAGATACAGTCAAATCGACCGGGAAGGGCTAGCTATCATTTTCGCAGTGACCAAATTTCATAAGATGATATTTGGTCGGCATTTCCGTCTTCAGACAGATCACAGGCCTCTGCTAAGAATATTTGGAAACAAGAAAGGTATTCCTGTTTACACTGCAAACAGGTTACAGCGTTTTGCCCTTACGCTTTTAATGTACGATTTTGAAATCGAATATGTAACCACGGAGAAATTTGGAAATGCCGACATCCTATCAAGATTGATAAGCGAGCACAGCAAGCCAGATGAAGACTATATAATCGCCAATTTGGAGCTAGAGAAGGATGTAAAATCAGTAGTCATCAGCAACATCTCATCCCTACCAATCAATTTTACGGAAGTAGCCAAACAAACGGGAAAAGATTCAATTTTATCAAAGGTACTACATTTTACACAAAACGGTTGGCCACATAATACTATTTATACAGGAGAATTAGCAAGTTTTTATGCAAGAAGGGAAGCGTTATCAGCAGTGGATGAGTGTTTATTATTTGGCGAGAGAGTCATAATTCCAAACAGCCTTCAGGAACGATGCCTCCGACAGTTCCATCGTGGCCATCCTGGCATTCAAAGAATGAAATCGTTAGCTCGTAGCTACGTATATTGGCCATCCATCGATAAAGACATAAGCGAATGCGTAGCCTCTTGTGAGAGGTGTCAAGCTGTTTCAAAGTCACCTGCTCATTCAACTCCTATTCCTTGGCCTAAACCTTCATCACCATGGCAGCGTGTGCATATCGATTACGCTGGCCCTCTGGAAGGGGACTATTTTTTAATTGTCGTGGATGCATACTCAAAATGGCCAGAGATTGTAAAAACATCAAGCAATACGGCATCGGCGACTATAGCAATTCTACGAGGAATATTTTCACGTTTTGGAAATCCAGTCACGCTTGTAAGTGACAATGGCACGCAGTTTACTAGCGAGATTTTTGCTGATTTTTGCGCTCACAATGGCATAGAACATCTGAGAACAGCACCATTTCATCCTCAGTCAAATGGCCAGGCTGAGAGGTTTGTAGACACGTTCAAGAGATCGATGAAAAAGATTAGTGCAGAAGATACATCACTTCCGGAGGCATTGGACATATTTTTACAAACCTATCGATCGACTCCAAATCCGTCcacagaagaaaagaaatcacCAGCTGAGCTCATGTTAGGTCGTAAAATGCGAACAACTTTGGATCTGCTTCGTCCTACCTTAAATCCATTTAAACACAGTGTACCTGAGAAGGTGAGAGAGTTGTCCTGCGGAGATTTAGTGTACGTCAAGACATACAGCAGAAACATTTGGAAATGGGAGCCAGCAGTCATAACCGGAAGATGTGGCAACGTTATGTATGAAGTTGTAACCGGTGATCAACGTACACTTCGAAGGCATGTAAATCAAATGCGTAGGCGTAACGGaaatcagcagcatcagcagagcCGCTCTTCGAAACCCTTAGCTCTGGATGTATTTCTGGATTCATGGAATGTAATGCACGAGCCACCACCGTTGCTTGACGATCAGTGCACTCCATCACCTGTTCAGGCGCCACCGTTATCGTTATCATTGGCTCCAACAACGTGTCTTCCATCACCGAGTTGTTTgtcaccatcgtcatcgtcgactCCACCATCGTCTACAATACCGCCTGAGTCTGCTATCACATCGTCTGCGTCCtcgccatcgtcatcgtccaaTTCGGGTTCAGTCTACACTTCCTGTTCACCTACATCACCTGAAGAGTCTCCAACAGATGAACTAGATGACCACAAGGAAGAAGAACAGCTGGTACAAGTACCACGTAGGTCTTCTAGAAATATAAGACCCTCACGTTGGTTGGACCAGTACCAGCTATATTAa